A genomic stretch from Microcebus murinus isolate Inina chromosome 19, M.murinus_Inina_mat1.0, whole genome shotgun sequence includes:
- the CDIPT gene encoding CDP-diacylglycerol--inositol 3-phosphatidyltransferase isoform X1: protein MAGENIFLFVPNLIGYARIVFAIISFYFMPCCPLTASSFYLLSCLLDAFDGHAARALNQGTRFGAMLDMLTDRCSTMCLLVNLALLYPRATLLFQLSMSLDVASHWLHLHSSVVRGSESHKMIDLSGNPVLRIYYTSRPALFTLCAGNELFYCLLYLLHFSEGPLVGSVGLFRMGLWITAPITLLKSIISVIHLITAARNMAALDMADRAKKK, encoded by the exons ATGGCAGGCGAAAATATCTTCCTGTTCGTGCCTAACCTCATCG GTTATGCCCGGATTGTCTTCGccatcatttctttctacttcatGCCCTGCTGCCCCCTCACGGCCTCCTCCTTCTACCTGCTCAGCTGCCTTCTGGACGCTTTCGATGGACATGCTGCTCGAGCCCTTAATCAAG GAACTCGGTTTGGAGCCATGCTGGACATGCTAACGGACCGCTGCTCCACCATGTGTCTGTTGGTCAACCTGGCCCTTCTGTACCCTCGAGCCACACTTCTCTTCCAGCTCAGTATGAGCTTGGATGTCGCCAGTCACTGGCTGCACCTGCACAG TTCTGTGGTCCGGGGCAGTGAGAGTCACAAGATGATCGACCTTTCTGGGAATCCGGTGCTTCGGATCTACTACACCTCGAGG CCTGCTCTGTTCACCCTGTGTGCTGGAAACGAGCTCTTCTACTGCCTCCTCTACCTGTTGCATTTCTCCGAGGGACCTTTAG TTGGCTCCGTGGGCCTTTTCCGAATGGGCCTCTGGATCACTGCCCCCATCACCTTGCTCAAGTCCATCATCAGCGTCATCCACCTGATCACAGCCGCCCGCAACATGGCTGCCCTGGACATGGCAGACCGTGCCAAGAAGAAGTGA
- the CDIPT gene encoding CDP-diacylglycerol--inositol 3-phosphatidyltransferase isoform X2, producing MLDMLTDRCSTMCLLVNLALLYPRATLLFQLSMSLDVASHWLHLHSSVVRGSESHKMIDLSGNPVLRIYYTSRPALFTLCAGNELFYCLLYLLHFSEGPLVGSVGLFRMGLWITAPITLLKSIISVIHLITAARNMAALDMADRAKKK from the exons ATGCTGGACATGCTAACGGACCGCTGCTCCACCATGTGTCTGTTGGTCAACCTGGCCCTTCTGTACCCTCGAGCCACACTTCTCTTCCAGCTCAGTATGAGCTTGGATGTCGCCAGTCACTGGCTGCACCTGCACAG TTCTGTGGTCCGGGGCAGTGAGAGTCACAAGATGATCGACCTTTCTGGGAATCCGGTGCTTCGGATCTACTACACCTCGAGG CCTGCTCTGTTCACCCTGTGTGCTGGAAACGAGCTCTTCTACTGCCTCCTCTACCTGTTGCATTTCTCCGAGGGACCTTTAG TTGGCTCCGTGGGCCTTTTCCGAATGGGCCTCTGGATCACTGCCCCCATCACCTTGCTCAAGTCCATCATCAGCGTCATCCACCTGATCACAGCCGCCCGCAACATGGCTGCCCTGGACATGGCAGACCGTGCCAAGAAGAAGTGA